DNA from Elaeis guineensis isolate ETL-2024a chromosome 2, EG11, whole genome shotgun sequence:
GGACACAGAAAGGATGGCAGGAGAGAAGCCACAAGAAATAGAGAAACTAGAGAATGGCACAGCACCGGAGCCAGAAATCAAGTATAGCGGATGGAAAGCCATGCCATATGTCATAGGTATCAAATGACACATGAAAACTAGCTGATTTTGATTTCCATACAATAGCTGCTTAGTTTCTATTtttgatcaattgattcatatgagaTGGAAAATATGAACAGGGAATGAGACATTCGAGAAGTTGGGGACCATCGGCACGTCGGCGAACCTGTTGGTCTACCTCACCACCGTCTTCCACTTGAACAGTGTTGCTGCGGCCACCCTCCTCAATGTTTTCAATGGGACTACCAACTTGACTCCCCTTCTTGGGGCCTTTCTCTCGGACACCTATTTGGGCCGCTACGTTACCTTGGGATTTGCTTCTGTTTCTTCACTATTGGTATCTCTCTCTGCCTGTTCTCTCTCTCATCTCGGAAACTGCCTCTTTTCTTCCTCAGCTGGTTCTGCTCACATATTGGTTACTTCAGGATAAGTGTACATGTGTTTGTCGACAGAGTCAACAGATCCACCACAAATGGTCTCCTTAGGACGTACAATGTGGGACTTGCTGGTGCATATTGGATCCATACCATAATAGCCATCGCTGAGGATCACAGCATGTGTATGGCCTTCGTCTGCATGCGCGTGTATGCGTTGGCTGTCTCGTTATATAAAATAAGCTGAGCTTAAGTTCGTATAAAATATGTGCAATTATATATTGCCAAAAGAATGGTCCAGTTAAATTGGCTCAAGTGGAATTTTGATGTAAAATTTGTGAGTAACGCAGCAACACCGTAGTGATGTCACTTAGCCGCGAATCTGCGAGCTTGTCTTAAATTCTGTTTTTTTAATAAATGGGAGGAAGAAGTAGAACCCATACTATATTTTATTAagatttaaaagaaaagaaaagaagaaggagtgCAAAAAAGTGGGGAAAAAAATCTTTCTACATCCCTCCAacagaagaaaaatttttcaatattggAAATTTAAAACTCCTCCATACCATACAACCATCAAACatcatttaaattttgaaattcaaatttcaaaattcacatGACATATATCTTGCTACTATGGATAGAGCATGATCGTTCAATTATTATTTAGCAGCTCTCATCTTAAATTCTTTGGAGCtctattcttttttttgttttttctttttcattttggaTGTATTAGAAGCTGGCTGACCATTGAAGCATCTTTAGACCTCAACTATTATAAAACGAATTCCCTGGATGCTTCTTCACTACCCCGGGATTCCATTCCAGTGTATGGATGGTTCTTTAcatctttatttatttacttattatttTTTCCTCATAGCCAATAGCAATttatgcttaaaaaaaaaaaggaaaaaagaaaaaaaaaccttCTATGATGTGTGGCTTTTAGCATTCTCAATAATATTTACATATTTCTCTCTAAAAGTTAGAGGGGCTATTCCCTAACCTCTATCCTCTATATATTGTTTTTCCGGATGGAAAGGGAGGCAAAATATGCCACCCAGAATTTCTCAGGAAGAAAAGATAAATTAGAGGGGCTATTCCCTAACCtctatgctatatatatatatatatatatatatatattttttttttttttttttctgatgaaaaAGGAGCAAAACATGCCACCCGGAATTACTTGGGAAGAAAAGATTAtttacaagagaaagtagagtaCCGCAATAGAGTTCAGAGTAACCCCAACACAGCCAACTGTGAAACATTTACAGTAAAACCAAAACCCCAACAATCTCCTCAATCTCTGACAGTAACCAGCAAGAAAACCAATCAAGCAGCGACTGGCGAAGCAGAGGTCCGAGAGTCGAGCCATCCTATACTCGTCCGCCCTTACCTGGACAAGCCCAGCCATTTCTCGTATCACCAGGGATTTACATAACACTCTTAGGATTCGAAAACCCGCTTCTTTCCACAAGGAACAAGGCCAGCATCATTTAAAAAAACTAAGATTTAAcggttctctctttctcttctggcTTATGTGAGTCGGGTGCACCTCACACATGGAGTCCATTGCATACTATAGAGCCACAAGACGAGAGAAGCCTTCACTCTCCTACATGTACCTGGTACAGATGGAACTCATGACTCAGATATGTTCTCTTGTTTGCTCTATTTCCTGGTGTTCTACTTGCTCCAAATGCTAGCTTTGCATGCTGTGGTGATCACTTGCCGCCCATAAACTTTTTTTAGGCTGAGGAGTTTCCTATGCGAGTCCAAGATTTTCACTTTAGAAGGTTTTTTTATCCGTATTCTGACAGAAATATTGGTAGATAAGGTCTTGGAAATACGTTCAGCCCAAGAAAGTCTCCATTAAACGTGCCTTTTTGCGAACTGAGATCAACAGTTCTGGCATTTCATTCCAGGGGGAAAAAAAACAGAATGAAACAAACCTAACATTTTGGCCTTGTTTTaggtttttttcttttctgttccTTAGATACATGATGATGAATCCATGTGGGGAAAAACAAAAATCTCTACATGAAATATATCAAGCTGACTTACCTGTAAGAACCTGATAAAATGGACAGATGATTAGTATGGATTGCCGGAGAAATTTGCTTAAAGATATGAACTATTTAGCACAAAGCCTCGGTAGTATCTAAATCTACAAGTGATTTTCTATGTTAATCTATATATGCAAGAACTAGTATGAATAATTGTGATTtttacttaattaatttaaatttatacaaTTTagcaaatatatttttgattttgatagaaaattcaAATCATGGTAGCAAGCTGCAATATGCATCAACAAAAAAGTGTTCCTGTACCTGTTGAAGCAATAAGATGCAGAGGACTATGAGAAAATTAATGCACATACAGTGTCGAGCTTGAAAGTTAGGGTTTATGAGTAGGTATTATCTTTTTTTGATGATATATGAGTAGGtataatcatataaattaagaaaaatatttatgaaattgtATGAGCAAATATTCTTACTCTAACCACTATTGTTGCTTTCATTGAAGGGCATGTTTGTGCTCACTCTTACTGCTGCAATCTCCAAGCTGCACCCTCCACAGTGTGACAAAAGCCAAAAATGTGTAGGCCCATCATCAGGGCAGCTTGCGGTCCTCTTCTGCAGCTTTCTTCTGTTAATCATTGGAGCAGGAGGCATTCGGCCATGCAACCTAGCCTTTGGTGCAGACCAATTCAACCCTTATACGGAGTCTGGAAGGAAGGGTATCAATAGCTTCTTCAATTGGTACTATTTCACCTTTACAACGGCCATGATGATCTCCTCCACCATCATCATCTATATACAAAGCAACATCAGCTGGGCTCTGGGTCTTGCCATTCCCACCTTCCTCATGTTCTTCTCCTGCGCTTTCTTCTTTCTTGGGACCAGACTCTATGTGAAAGTGAAGCCCGAGGGGAGTCCCTTCACCGACATTGCCCAGGTCTTGGCAGTGGCAGTTAAAAAACGAGGGCTAAAGCAACCTGATGATCCAAAGACATCTCTCTTCAATCCTCCACATCTTAGTTCTCTTGTCACCAAGCTTCCATACAGTGACCAATTCAAGTAATTACAGTcaaaatcctctctctctcttactcCCTCCCTCCCTCAGTCACATATATAACGATCAGAATTCTCGGCAATGCTTTGTATATGTGAATAGCCGCTATTAGAAAATGGATGGCGATCAAACAATATGTGCTCGTGCCATTCATCTTTTGATGGTGGCCATCTACGGCTGCACAGTATTCTGCAATAGCACACATGCACTGTAATAGATTCACGCTCTATGTACAAACATTTATAAAATGGAAAAGAGAACTAGtgctaaatttaaaaataacaatggcaaaacaaaataaaaaaaatgtggTATGATCCACACGATCCATGCATATAATTTATAAACACCATGCATGAAGATAGTGGAGTCAAGTCAGGTCTAGGCCATGCCGGAGATGGGCCCAACCCAATCCACTTCCAGCTCTAGTCCTATTTGTTTTGCACTTCACTGTATTCCATTGTTTCCTAATTGGGTTTTGTGTTGTTTATGGTGTCAGATTTCTTGACAAGGCTGCGATCATTACTCCTGTTGATGAAATCAAACCAGATGGCCATGCTGCAAATCCATGGAGACTATGTAGTCTCCAACAAGTTGAGCAGGTAAAATGTCTGGTAAGAATCATTCCTATATGGGCTACAGGCATCATCCTCCATATTTCAATTATCCAAGAAACGACTTTCATCGTCTTTCAAGCCCTTCAAGCTGATAGACATTTTGGAAAGAGCAAATTTGAGATACCAGCTGCTTCTTTCAATGTATTCGCCATGTTAGCCTTAACAATTTGGATACCTATTTATGATCGCATTGTACTCCCATGGCTTCGAAGAATTACTGGTAAAGAAGGTGGATTTACGTTACTCCAGAGGATGGGAATTGGAATTTTTCTATCAATAGTCGCCATGGTTGTCTCTGGATTGGTCGAAGAGCGAAGGAGGAGTTACGCCATTCACCGGCCAACCCTTGGGGTGGTGTCGAGTAGTGGTGCGATATCGTCGTTGTCTAGCTTCTGGTTGGTACCTCAGTTAGTGATTTTGGGCTTCGCTGAGGCTTTTAATGTTATCGGTCAGGTTGAATTTTACTACAAACAATTTCCAGAAAATATGAGAAGTATCGCTGGGGGTTTGCTCTTCTGTGGGCTAGCATGTGCTAATTACTTGAGTGGTTTCATGGTGACGATTGTTCATCGAACTACTGGTCACAATGGGAGAGATAATTGGTTAGCTAGTGACCTAAACAAGGCAAGATTGGACTATTTCTATTACCTGATTGCTTTAATCGGAGTTATTGACTTAATGGTTTTTATTGTTTTGGCCAGATGGTATAGATACAAAGGTTTAGAAGATCGTTCTGAAACTGCCATGGAGAAAACCAAATCAGAACATTCTCCTATTTAAACTAGCACTTGATAATGAGATATAGATTTTTCTTGATGTATGGTATTTTAGTTGTCACTATATGGAAAACAAAATATAAATGAAATGGATGATATTTTCTCGTAAATTCTTTTACACATTCAATTTTATTTACTTCTCTGGGAAAAGCTGAGTAACCAACATGCTCTGTTGCATATGATTTACATGTTTTGAAGGTCACCAAGCGGGATATCCATTGCACCCACGTACCAAAATCTAAACTTTTTGATGACTACATGCCGTTCACATTTTTCTATTTAACATTTCCTTCCATCTATGGGGATGAAGCTATATTTATGATGTATTTGGATATTTTTACAGGAATGGACCAAAAATTCTGCAAGAATCGGTTCTGATAGTCCTTATATCTTGCATCTTCTAAGAATCTACCTAAATCCTAATCAGCtgcagaaaggaaaaaaaaggatcCATGAagaccttttcttttcttctcacagTTTTGGACAGGGAGGTGTTCGGTTGAAAGAACCATGCTCAAATGGGCTACCCGATCCATGAACACTGCAGGATTTTCAGCGCAATCCCATCGAAGCATCCAAACAGACCTTTAAAAACTTTTAGAAGGCAgccatttataattttttatgacccTGCATTCAAAAAAATACTCAAGGAATGACTATAAACATATTAGCAGTAGGCTGGGCTCTaacataatacatatattagCAGTGGACTTTAAGGTTAATGCATCATTTACTTTGAAAGTGTTGTCACCTGTCACCGTTTCATTCCCTGCTCACCTTCCTGGTCCTATCTATATTCACGGAGGAGAGACGGGTCTTGAATCTCCTGATGGGGTCTGGCCACTCCATGTGCGCCATGTCAGCACTTGATCAGAAGTTAGGAATGGAGTAGTAACTTTTAGTTCTTGGAGGGTTTTTTTCCCCATgcacatcaaaaattattttgccaAGTGGTGCTAAGGAAGTgtaaattatgaaatttgatgCAACTTGCTATAAATACTTTGAGTAGTCTATGGTTAACTTTAAAtgggctgattttttttttgagggaaatAAATAGGAGGCTGAGACAGCTGCCACCTCTCCATTGATCAGTAAAAAGAAAATACAACtcgaggagagaaaagaaagccaAGAAGCAGATTATAGGTAAGTGGCTACAAGATGAAATGAAATATCCACCACCCATACaaaaaacaaagaagaaagaaatcaagGGATCACCCAGCCAAATAGACACCCACATAAGACAAAAGTCCAGTGATCACCCTACAAACCGAGATTCCATCCTGCAAACCGGCAACCAGAGGAATCATGAGTGCTCACCCATCCAAAGAATTTCTCAATCCTCCCAGCTAGTAGTGCAAAGCTTTGTATGTTTAGCAAGTTGCGTGGTGTTACTGTCACACCCCAAACCCAACATCCGagtcagatacgtgatggccgcacattccttagagcaagccctaaagaatatgcaaggtcaaaataaatcattacaatcttaacatccataataattaatttcaacaataattcgtaaaaccttgcataattataaattaaatttcttcaatcctctgatcagttactatgacactctatctatccatctgctctcccataaatctaagccatagccaatcatgaacgtcctgtaactttgagaagaaaaagaaagatgaagaggtgtgagctttacagcccagtaagaattctcatatcacactgatataataatataatctaaaaataaagataaacaataaaatataaaattcgatGTTCAATGTCgagaataatgcaaatatccataaattttctatcttgttaaaatagatgcatcatcatatgttaacaggtgaaatacttttattcaacaataatttcatgtcttatctttcatttctcttttcataattacatgaattttaacattttctttctggctctggactaaccaagtctatatctcagtcatcatccggatcgaatccacttaaaaagcctttcaaggccgtctcaagatgagctcctggccggctgtcccacatacgaaagcccgtgagaggctgtcccaagcataagctcctggcgggctgtcccaggtatgagctcctggccagctgatccacctgtaagccagtgggggctgtcccaggcataagctcctggcgagctgtcccaggcataagctcctggtcggctgttccacatgacaaggctagtccataccatatatctctttcttttcatttaatcattatgtgttgatttcatcaaatcaattccgacttgcattatgatcaattcagatatgtcatatccatataatcatgccatcaatctctgatatatatattgacataacatactcatgcttaaaatcaaataacaatatctcagatataataaattcatcaatctcaaatccgacgatgcaaaaccaataatgcaagaccaacagtaaaataacatatttataatggtgatcatgtacagggattcttatctttaccggtgactgatccaagcacagaaatcaatgttcttctttgatttatgaatttctttaacaaaatattttactcgatatcatatgcagacaatcatctcttcatgaccctgatcaatataaaaatcatatatagagaaattaccgataatcgatcctaataacacaaatcggggatctctcttaggattaatcaaaattaggatttatctaagtatctggatcctccactgatccataagacttctagagagaaaatccatgaagagagagaaaattctagagagagaaagtggagagagaaaatagagagagaaattttttgtatccttcagacgaggtaatcatgatcgagatcatcaaagatcatatcaggatgactcaatatggattaaccatgattgatgttatcaatttcgaataaagatcggatcgggatctaatctactgcattaAATTTCGGagtaatctcagatcatcttattttcatctcaagtttatcctagagtctgtgatgcagttagagagagaaagagaaagattctaaggagacaaaattcataaagagagaaagatctagagagagaatctagagagagaaaatatagagagagaatgtagagagaggagagaagaaagagagaaaaaattctctctttctttttttttctctttttctttttctgtttcttttcttttctttttcccttttttttttttcttttccttcttctttttcttttttcttcttttccttcttcttcccacggccctctcttgggccgaaacaggggatctcaaatcCCCTCCTTTGCTCGGTCGATCAAGGGCCACAGCCGGCATGGCGGTGGCCGGCAACAAGGGCCGACGATCTCACAGCTCGGAgggaccaaaccggtggtcggtggtgaccaccggcgtcgaaaaatcgaagaaaaacaggcaaaatagaggtttcttctgcaacaaaatccgacgactccgatcgccggcgagcgtgcacaccggcacggaaaggaaaaggaagaagagaggaaggaggaggaggctcaccttcgatgtCGGTGAAGCTttccggtgagaaattggacgggcacaggtcggGTCTCCATGGTGGTTTTCTGACGATTGCCA
Protein-coding regions in this window:
- the LOC105053441 gene encoding protein NRT1/ PTR FAMILY 2.11, which encodes MAGEKPQEIEKLENGTAPEPEIKYSGWKAMPYVIGNETFEKLGTIGTSANLLVYLTTVFHLNSVAAATLLNVFNGTTNLTPLLGAFLSDTYLGRYVTLGFASVSSLLGMFVLTLTAAISKLHPPQCDKSQKCVGPSSGQLAVLFCSFLLLIIGAGGIRPCNLAFGADQFNPYTESGRKGINSFFNWYYFTFTTAMMISSTIIIYIQSNISWALGLAIPTFLMFFSCAFFFLGTRLYVKVKPEGSPFTDIAQVLAVAVKKRGLKQPDDPKTSLFNPPHLSSLVTKLPYSDQFKFLDKAAIITPVDEIKPDGHAANPWRLCSLQQVEQVKCLVRIIPIWATGIILHISIIQETTFIVFQALQADRHFGKSKFEIPAASFNVFAMLALTIWIPIYDRIVLPWLRRITGKEGGFTLLQRMGIGIFLSIVAMVVSGLVEERRRSYAIHRPTLGVVSSSGAISSLSSFWLVPQLVILGFAEAFNVIGQVEFYYKQFPENMRSIAGGLLFCGLACANYLSGFMVTIVHRTTGHNGRDNWLASDLNKARLDYFYYLIALIGVIDLMVFIVLARWYRYKGLEDRSETAMEKTKSEHSPI